Below is a window of Danio rerio strain Tuebingen ecotype United States chromosome 11, GRCz12tu, whole genome shotgun sequence DNA.
atgagttaattaaataccttgattacttcaacttaaatggagtaagctcacagtactcgtatagattagttttaGCACTCAGGTTTGTAACAATCGGTTTCCTAaaatggtttgagttgtcttaacttattgggttttacagtactcatttggtttgagttctcttcattcatcaggatttactgtgctcaaattgcttcgtttactcaaattgattaagttcacagaactcattaggattcgtttttgaacttaaatgatttgttgcaatcggtttcctcaaatggtttgagttgccttaacttattgggtttcacAGTGTATTAGTTAGTATTAAtagtagattttttttgtaatgttctTGCTGTTCTTGCTGGGcaacaaggtggctcagtggttagcactgtcacctcacagcaaagaggtcgctggtttgagtctcggttgggtcagttggcatttctgtgtggagtttgcatgttctcccagtgttggcgtgggtttccctcacagtccaaacacatgcgctatagctgaattgtataaactaaattggccatagtgtatgagagtgattgtgagagtgtatgggtgtttccccattactgggttgctgcgggaagggcatccgctgcgtaaaacatatatgctggataagttggcggttcattccgctgtggcgacccctaataaataagggactaagccgaaggaaaatgaatgaaggaatatttCATAATTCCTATCCTTTCAGTTAACATTTTACTTTGttccaagattcaaattcattcattcattttctttttagcctAGTCCCTATaataatcagggatcaccacagcggaatgaaccggcaatttatccagtatatgttttatgcagcggatgcccttccagcggcaatttaccactaagaaacacccatacacactcattcacacacatacactacggccaatttagcttacccaattcatctatggCTAATTTGGATTATTACTATAAACAGAATAATTAGTAGAGACTGGGCTGAGCAAATATGTAGATAAAATAGTAACCAGAGGAGGCCAATGCCTCCTCACAGTCTCCAGTATGTTGTACTTCCAGAGTTAAATATTAAATCTAacttaaaaattaacatttataattactttggactgtgggggaaaccagagcacccagaggaagcccacagtaactgacccagcgaccttctttatgtgaggcgattgtgctactcactgcgccaccatgctgcccaagaTTCAAATAATTTTAGCTGAATTGTTATAGACTTAATTACCTATAATACCTCTGATTTTGACCATAAAAATCGATGAATtgttgtataataataaataaatttgagaTATTTGAGAAATTTGAGATTCAGTCTTTTGGATTAATAGAATTCCAAACATTTCCtttaaaacttaaatatttattatcTGATGTacaaatgtttgtaaatatatatatatatatattaaataatttcatgCTGCATTATTAATATATTCTTCTTATATAAGGTTGCAAACTCTCCTTATTGTTGCTTAAAAATGTATGCACAATACTGCATGACCTCAAGTGCCTTAAATAATGCACAATAGATCAAAATATAGTAAGTGAAATGCACAATAGATCAAAATATAGTAAATGAAATGCAGTCTTGAAAATAGATTTGCTAAAATGATCTGATGTTTGATAAAACCTGAAGACACAATACCTGGAAATTGCTCTTTTGCCAAACTTTTATTGCTGCCACTCTGCAGCTCTTAAATATAATCATGAGAAATTTAAAAGCAAGAGGCCACTTGATGGATTATTTGCCAAACAATTCAAACAAAAGAACATTTTGATTCGTTCAGACTCATTATAAACATGACAGATGTGAAAAGCATTACGGGTATGATCCGAGATCCAAATATGGCTCAATGCTGCCctcttctgtttgttttgtggaGCTGttcatgtcatcatttactcatttaaacCAGTAATATTTTTTCAAAGACCAGCATAAAGTTTGATAAGTGAATAATGCCATTTATAATCTTGTAATGAATTATCTAGGAATATAACCCTGTCATATGCATCTTTTCTTTATTATAAAACCGGATCTGGTGTGTTAGTCCTCTAGCGAGCGCTGTCTGCTGCTGGAAAATGTGCTGGTTTTTGGGGTTTTCACATCTTTTCCTCCTCCAACACGCAGAGACTCGTCTTTATGAAGGACCTGCGACagagaacaaacaaacagcatGTTGTTGACACAAGCTCTGACACACTTACggacatcaaataaaaaatattcatctgATTCAGAGCTTGGTTTTGATGGTGTATTTAAGGCAAATGTtctaacagcaaaaaaaaattctaaataacatGGGGTTACagggtggcacaatgggtagcacagttgcctcacagcaagaaggttgctggtgtgTATGTCATCtctgcatttaaagtgacataattctgcaaatgacacttaataacagttgtcataagcatgcttaacatctcattcacattcatgacaCGTGTCATGTAGTGATTATAAAAGTTTCATGACAATGTTACCCATATGTTacagaatattttaataataatttatcaattaaattaattaaatataattgaatTTATTCAGCTGCATGTAAAACAGAGTTGTTCTGTGTGTCTTACACTGCTCATCATAATGTGCCGATGAAGTTCATGATGAGTCAAAGGTCGATCCTCCTCATCAGTAAGAGACGAATCCTCTGCTTCATAATCATGCCTGAGCACAGTAAGAACAGGAGCATGTGTTAATGAAATGCATGTGTTAATGAATAAACTCACACAAAATTTTAAGCAGCTTTTTATATGAGTGGCTGCACCTGGTAATGTGAGGCTGAACCATCAATGCTTGTTTCTGCACATCTGCTTTCTGCCCCAGCAGGAACTGAGCGACCTCTTTCAGGTCGTAATTCTTCTCCAGGTCCTgtcaacattatttacattacatttacacagGCGTTTGAAATCATTACAATTTTTACTCAAGAATTTTTGGTAgtaatttacaataaggttgtataagtgaatgttatgtaatgcatttacTTGCATGAGCAAACAATGAATGATACATTTAGTACAGTATTTGCTCAtgctagttaatgaaaatacagttgttcattgttagttcatgttaactgcattcattaatgttaacaagcatgaatttggattttaataaggcGTTAGTAAATGTTGATTAATAATGATTCATAAATGCTCGACAAGTAtttaattcatgttagtaaatatactaACTATGACTAACTaattaaaccttattgtaaagtgtggccGAATTTTCAgtgcttttaattttaattaaaactattaaaaaattctCAATTAAcatataaaatctaaaataaagcattaatgtccaattaatttttatatttatattttatattaataatatatatttaatttatattgttaAATGTCACCAGCAAAAGCAAAATTACGAAAATGACTACATCTAACacgaatgtttattaaaaaataccaaaaaaattttttttttaaactgaataattatttaaaatgtaatctatTGCAAATATATGTAATCTAGTGTTGTAAAGTTAAATGTTTACTATCATTACTTAAGTCTTTATTGTCACATGGTCCTTAAGGAATCATTATAATTTACATGATTAATGTTCTTTTTGGTAACCATACTGCACTAATAACACAACCTTTCAAGCttttaagcaaataaaataaattttaaaaaacacacttttattctgacacattaaattgattaaaaatgacagtaaaggcatttataattttacagaaaatcatTTTTACCCTTAGAATCCATTTTGTTCAAGATTTTATATTCTTTGTTTAAAATTTCTTTAACATCGTAAAATAACTAGTAAAGCAAATAGttgctttactttaaaaaagtgagtaaacccattgccttaaaagcaacaagttaattttacattaaaaaagtcaGTAATCCCATTGACTTAAGTTAACTTTTATTATATGCACATGGTTTGATTACTTAATAAGTATAAGTCAGCGAGTTTTTAAGTAGcatcaactaattgctttttaaagTGTAGCTGGTGCAGAGTGAATGTGGTTTTCCTGTACCTTTGATTTAATGAAGGCCTGAATGGTGAGCAGTTCACTGGTCCTCTGCTCCACCAGACTGAGGTACGTCATGATGTTACTGTCTCTGATCCCAGAAGAAGAGCCCAACATGTCGTCCATCAGCGCTCGATCACAGTCCATCTTACTGAACACACTGTCAATCCCTACAACCACATCAACACATACAGATGAAGGCAAAATAATTTGCCCTCCTATTCGATTTCAAGTCTtttcaagtgatgtttaaaataGCAAGTAAATTTTCCAAATCagacttattctgaaaacatatatacagataaaaacagaagtttacacactgtataaaaaggcacaaccattaaaaaaagtcagatgttaatgtgactaaactttttctcttttagataAATTAGGatgatcaaatttgtttctgttctgcttaatagcagaataataagagagagagattttttaagAAGTTgctataacttttcttgaaagtcaagtttacatacaatacgattattctgcctctgaaaatattcagatgatggtgtcaaggttttggaagtgtctgattggctaattgacaacatttgagttaattggaggcacaacctTAGAATAGTATTTagaaaaacctcaaacacactgcttccttgtgtgacaacatgggaaaatcaacaaaccagaatcaacaaaaaagccagattacaatttgctaaattacactgcaaaaaggCTAATATTTGGAGACATGttctgtggtctgatggagctaagattgaactgtttggccataatgaccagtgttacatttagaggacaaaagggaaagcttacaagcctaggaacaccatcccaactgtgaagtatgggggcggcagcatcatgttgtggggctgttttactgcaggagggactggtccacttcacagcatagatggcatcatgaagacagaacattatgtagaaatactgaagcaacatcttaagacatcagccaggaaattaaaacttggccacaaatgggtcttccaaacagaccatgaccctaagcatactgccaaattagttcaaatgtgctttaaggacaacagagtgaatgttttggagtggccatcacaaagccctgagctcaatcttatagaaaatttgtgggcagagttgaaaaagcttgtgcgagcaagacagccaacaaatctggcTCAGTTACAGCAGTTCTGCatggaggaatgggccaaaattccttcaaactattgtgagaagcttgtggaagggtacccaaaacatttgaccaaagttatacagtttaaaagcaaagctaaagaaataccaaggaaatgtgtgtaaacttttgactgtctagaaattaataaaaaattctctaaaaaaatctctcattattctggcatttagcaaatataaatcattaagttaatcctaacggacctaaatagtaaacatttagtatgatttaccatcagacatttttttaaaatacttatgtctttttttagagtgttgaaacttctggtttcaactgtacatttctggagagcgccataTATGTCCCAGGCGATAcaattttttgcagtatttttttttttcgcaaaggccgctgtgtatgctttttttaaaatttctcgTGCCTGTTATTCTCAGTTGTTCCTTCAGTGGATATGATCTGAAGTTTCATGCAAATATTATTCTTCTAATATGATAAGACTATCATATATCAGATTATAtcgtggcacagtggctcagtggttaagtggttagcactgtcaccccaaagcaagaaggtcgctggtttgagtcccggctgggacggttggcatttctgtgtggagtttgcatgttcgccccctgttagcgtgggtttcctccgggtgctccggtttcccccacagtccaaacacatgcgctataggtgaaatgggtaaacaaaattggctaaattagtgtatgagtgtgtgtaaatgagagagtgtatgggtgtttcccagtactgggttgcagttggaagtgcatccgctTCATAAAACATTGGCTAGAATAaatagcggttcattccgctgtggcgaccttctgaaataaagactaagtgaatgaaaataaatgaatatcagATAATCACCTGTTTTGATCTGATCAAGGGTCTTGCTGATGTCTTCAGCTTGAGCTTCATACTGCTGCGCTTGTATTTCACACTCCTGCTGAAGATCCTTCACCTGTTTTAAAGCCAGCTGATTTTCCTCTTCCTGTTGGAGCCCTTTCATGCGCAGCTGCTCCATCTCTTCTTTAATCTGGAACAACATTGCATGAAAGTTGTCACTGTACATGTTTTAGGTTTATTCTACTAGCTCTGATTGACACACTGACCTGATGGATTTCCTCTCTCAGTCTGTCAGCTTCCGTGTTCTGTTCGTTCACATAGTTGAAGAGAGCAAAGTTCCTGTCCTCAACTGTTTAAGAAAAACACAGCTGTAGCATAACACATTGAAATCTTTTATTAGCACAGAAAAATGTTCAGCTCACCCTCAATGAATTTTGTAACTAGCTTCTCCAGATTCTCTTCTCCAGTCACCGTCTGAATACGATGGAAAACCTCTTCTAGAGTTTCACATTTCTCTTCTCCAGCATCTGCCTTCCTCTGCTCCTTCATCTCTGCCATTAGCACACATCGTcgactttgtataacttaaaatgatttctaaacatttcttaaaattCTCTAAAGATTATTTTCATGGTCAAAAAGGTAACTCATTAGATTAATTGAGTTTGTTTGATTGTGTTAGGACTGCACGGtgctgcagtgggtagcatgttagCCTTTTGTAAATTGCAATGGTATTTCATAATTGTACAGTTtgcaatgtattttttgcattgtATAAGAGAACAAACAATTTCCCTGACCTCAAACTGTTAAAAAAGtgcaaactaaaactaaaaaaaactaattattctTCTAATTCTTGTCTAGTTATTGTTCTCTGACCGTTTCTGCGGCTGATTTCCTGTGCTTCATCCAGAGCGTTTCTCTCATTACTCTTGGTGCTCATAAACTCTTTGAGTCTGTGTTCATGAGCAATGACTCTCTCCAGCTCCTTTACATCAGATGAATACTGGGCAAGATCCTTCATCTCCTTTTCTTTCATCATGGTCATTTTGGTCTGAGCTTCCACTCTGAAAAACACACGGATAATTAGAAACATCTTCAAAGTAGCTGTCTAAAACGCTTTCTGAGTGTGGAGCAATTTATAATTCcacataaaaagttttttttttttgtcaaagagTAGCTTTGCAATCAATTTTAGTGATGCTGTAAGTACAAAAATGAAACACAATTGAATTCCAATGATGCATTAACACTGTGTGCGATGAGAATAATAGTTTTAACCCACCTGTTACCCTAAAATCTGCTAAAACATTTTTTCCATGGGGTCAatttgaccccagcaatttaaaaccttcagaatacgattttttttttttttgccaaaaggTTAGTGTCAGGTAATTGATGTCTTCGTTGAATACTTAACAACACTCTAAATTACACCCCACCACTCCCCACTCCCAGCCCTCCACTTCCTGCCCCTAATACATATAGATTACCTATTGCATTACTGTAGAAATATTTACAAATCAGCATGAAAAGTCACTATTTCACCTAAAATtggaaaagtatatatatatatatatatatatatatatatatatatatatatatatatatatatatatatatatatatatatttgttgttttattaattgtgtactttttattgaacatcaataaGCTCCCTTCCCCATGGCAAGTCCTCACGTGAACAGTTCTCGCAATACTGCAGGTAtggttgtgtttgttttttttaatgtttttttgtaattatacTTAACATATACAATTTTAGTGCATATTATAAAATCATAGCATGTTATACTGACCCCAATATCACCCAAAACACATGTGTGATTTTTTTATACAGCTAAAAGACCCTGAAAAATGACCCCAAAGAACGACGATGTGACAAAATGTGTACagggcattaaaaaa
It encodes the following:
- the odad1 gene encoding coiled-coil domain-containing protein 114 isoform X2, which translates into the protein MFHLKCCNLIYNVHNVTRRIEDNANTLSCFVTIIIIIITMPRGRSAISVLSDSSDLDFDGIAETEMEKLQRQFRITEGDRQAYSIQSQEIIRKQRQEISKLREEQDELLRTLHVLESQSRRSSETQETETIQTLLEQQNMQEDQLEKEKQTQTQLEQEIMNVEKKLVEARREDITTSQSHTSQTRHTQKAIRTLENKLDRALIRFNEQLTKNSQLREELETLRMERVRFQQLQRRLEKVLQDVRKDIGEVINMSTTAYEARVEAQTKMTMMKEKEMKDLAQYSSDVKELERVIAHEHRLKEFMSTKSNERNALDEAQEISRRNEMKEQRKADAGEEKCETLEEVFHRIQTVTGEENLEKLVTKFIEVEDRNFALFNYVNEQNTEADRLREEIHQIKEEMEQLRMKGLQQEEENQLALKQVKDLQQECEIQAQQYEAQAEDISKTLDQIKTGIDSVFSKMDCDRALMDDMLGSSSGIRDSNIMTYLSLVEQRTSELLTIQAFIKSKDLEKNYDLKEVAQFLLGQKADVQKQALMVQPHITRHDYEAEDSSLTDEEDRPLTHHELHRHIMMSSVLHKDESLRVGGGKDVKTPKTSTFSSSRQRSLED
- the odad1 gene encoding coiled-coil domain-containing protein 114 isoform X1, whose product is MTDDSNAKIVKQCGAHFMIVCGRSKEKKEPLTDSSCFVTIIIIIITMPRGRSAISVLSDSSDLDFDGIAETEMEKLQRQFRITEGDRQAYSIQSQEIIRKQRQEISKLREEQDELLRTLHVLESQSRRSSETQETETIQTLLEQQNMQEDQLEKEKQTQTQLEQEIMNVEKKLVEARREDITTSQSHTSQTRHTQKAIRTLENKLDRALIRFNEQLTKNSQLREELETLRMERVRFQQLQRRLEKVLQDVRKDIGEVINMSTTAYEARVEAQTKMTMMKEKEMKDLAQYSSDVKELERVIAHEHRLKEFMSTKSNERNALDEAQEISRRNEMKEQRKADAGEEKCETLEEVFHRIQTVTGEENLEKLVTKFIEVEDRNFALFNYVNEQNTEADRLREEIHQIKEEMEQLRMKGLQQEEENQLALKQVKDLQQECEIQAQQYEAQAEDISKTLDQIKTGIDSVFSKMDCDRALMDDMLGSSSGIRDSNIMTYLSLVEQRTSELLTIQAFIKSKDLEKNYDLKEVAQFLLGQKADVQKQALMVQPHITRHDYEAEDSSLTDEEDRPLTHHELHRHIMMSSVLHKDESLRVGGGKDVKTPKTSTFSSSRQRSLED
- the odad1 gene encoding coiled-coil domain-containing protein 114 isoform X3, coding for MPRGRSAISVLSDSSDLDFDGIAETEMEKLQRQFRITEGDRQAYSIQSQEIIRKQRQEISKLREEQDELLRTLHVLESQSRRSSETQETETIQTLLEQQNMQEDQLEKEKQTQTQLEQEIMNVEKKLVEARREDITTSQSHTSQTRHTQKAIRTLENKLDRALIRFNEQLTKNSQLREELETLRMERVRFQQLQRRLEKVLQDVRKDIGEVINMSTTAYEARVEAQTKMTMMKEKEMKDLAQYSSDVKELERVIAHEHRLKEFMSTKSNERNALDEAQEISRRNEMKEQRKADAGEEKCETLEEVFHRIQTVTGEENLEKLVTKFIEVEDRNFALFNYVNEQNTEADRLREEIHQIKEEMEQLRMKGLQQEEENQLALKQVKDLQQECEIQAQQYEAQAEDISKTLDQIKTGIDSVFSKMDCDRALMDDMLGSSSGIRDSNIMTYLSLVEQRTSELLTIQAFIKSKDLEKNYDLKEVAQFLLGQKADVQKQALMVQPHITRHDYEAEDSSLTDEEDRPLTHHELHRHIMMSSVLHKDESLRVGGGKDVKTPKTSTFSSSRQRSLED
- the odad1 gene encoding coiled-coil domain-containing protein 114 (The RefSeq protein has 6 substitutions compared to this genomic sequence), producing the protein MPRGRSAISVLSDSSDLDFDGIAETEMEKLQRQFRITEGDRQAYSIQSQEIIRKQRQEISKLREEQDELLRTLHVLESQSRRSSETQETETIQTLLEQQNMQEDQLEKEKQTQTQLEQEIMNMEKKLVEARREDITTSQSHTSQTRHTQKAIRTLENKLDRALIRFNEQLTKNSQLREELETLRMERVRFQQLLCRLEKVLQDVRKDIGEVINMSTTAYEARVEAQTKMTMMKEKEMKDLAQYSSDVKELERVIAHEHRLKEFMSTKSNERNALDEAQEISRRNEMKEQRKADAGEEKCETLEEVFHRIQTVTGEENLEKLATKFIEVEDRNFALFNYVNEQNTEADRLREEIHQIKEEMEQLRMKGLQQEEENQLALKQVKDLQQECEIQAQQYEAQAEDISKTLDQIKTGIDSVFSKMDCDRALMDDMLGSSSGIRDSNIMTYLSLVEQRTSELLTIQAFIKSKDLEKNYDLKEVAQFLLGQKADVQKQALMVQPHITRHDYEAEDSSLTDEEDRPLTHHELHRHIMMNSVLHKDESLRVGGGKDVKTPKTSTFSSSRQRSLEE